The Streptomyces sp. V3I7 genome segment AGCCGACGACCAGCGCCGGGCGCGTCCGCTGGTACAGCACCTCGGCGAGGACTGGGGTGTCCAGGACGGTCAGCTCGGCGCCGAGCCGCTCGGCCTCCTCCTCCAGCGTCCGCGCGAAGCGGGCCGGGGCGGAGGGGTGCGGCTTGAACACGACCCGGGTGTGGCCGAGCGCGACGGCGCCCCGCAGCATCCGGACGTGCAGGTCCTCCTCCTCGTCCGCGCTGAGGATGTCCAGCGCGGACAGGTACTGGCCGAGCAGCAGGGCGGGCTCCTCGATGTCCGGCAACTCCTCGCCGGTGACGGCGAGTTCGGCCAGTACCTTGGTGAAGGCCTCGGTCGGCACCAGCTCCGGCTCCACACCGAACTCGGTGAGCAGCAGCGGCGTCAGCCCCGGCACCAGGTCGAGGTGGAGCAGCCGGTCGATCCGGGTGCCGACCAGCGGGTCGAGCTTGTTGCGGGTGGGCCCGTAGCTCATCAGGCCGTCCGCGTAGACCGTGACCGGCGCCCCGGTGAAGATCTGGGCGATGCCGAGGGCCGGGTTGACCTGGATCGACTCGACGGCGAGCTCGACGTCGGCGTCCCCGAGGTTCCAGGCGAGGCGCAGATGCCGCTCCCACAGCACGGTGTCGTCCTGGCGCGGGGACCAACCGCCGGGATGGAAGGGGGAGATGGTCTCGTTGTACGAGACCACGTCGTCGAAGCGGTCCCGCAGCCGCTCGAAGCCCGGCGTCTCGTCCAGGCCCGGCGTCGTCTCGGGCGTCGCGGCGTTGTTGCAGACCAGCAGGATGCGCCGGTCGGCCGGGCGGAAGCAGCCGGAGTCCAGGGCGGCGGCGAGGGTGGCCGCGCCGTAGAGCGTGGACGCCTGGAAGATCTGGACGCTCACGCGGCGGCTCCCGCGGGGGCGGGGCGGCGGCGCAGCCGGCGCAGCTTCGTGGCGCGCGTCAGGTCCATGGAGTCCAGGGCCTCGTCCAGCACGTCCTGCGGCATGCGCCGCAGCGCGGCGGCGCTCATGGATTTCAGCTTCTTCGCCACCGCGGGCTCGAACCTTTCGATGGATCCCAGGTGATGGGAAATGATGGCGCAATACGTGCGCACGGCCTTCGGCAGCAGCCTGTCCGCCTCCGGGTCCCGCGCGGTGTCCGCGACGACCTGGTCGAATGCGCGAATGAAGTCGAGCTGCCGTACGTCACCGATCTGCGTGAGCGACGAGGCGACCCCGCGCCGGTAGTAGACCCCGAGCAGGTTCACCACGGCGAAGGACTCCGCCTCCCGGTGCAGTTTCCAGATCCACGGCCGGTCCTCGGCCGTGCGCAGCCCGTCGGTGAAATGCAGCAGCCCGCGCTCCAGCAGCCGGCGGTGGTAGACGCCCGCCCAGGCGAAGGCGTAGTCGACCGAGGTGGACCGGTCGGCGGGCAGGATCGCCTGCCGCGGGTCCAGCACCGTGTTCCGCCGGCCGTGCGGCACCCGGTGCACGCTGCGCGCCCGTGCGGTGCACTGCACGTGGTCCGTGCGCAGGAAGTCGCAGCCCAGCTCCTCGATGGCCGCGACCAGCCGGGGGTAGTAGCCCGAGGCGAGCCAGTCGTCGCCGTCCAGGAATGTCACGTACTCGCCGCGCGCCCGGTCGATGCCGGTGTTGCGCGCCGTCGCGAGTCCTCCGTTCTGCTCGTGTCTGACGTACACGGCGCCCGGAAGCTCGCGCTCGGCGCGCGCGAGAATGTCCGGTGTCCCGTCGCGCGAACAGTCGTCGACGAGAATGAATTCGAAGTCCTCACGCGCATTCGCACGCAGGCTCTTCAGGGTGTCGGGCGCATATTGCTGCACGTTGTAGAACGGCACGATGACGGAGAGCTTGACCACGCAATGGACGTTAGGGCGAAGCCCGGCATTCGTCTTGACTGTCGCCTTGATATCGGGTGAACGGCGCGTGGCGAACCTGTGAACCGGACCTTTTCCCGGCGCGTCCGGGGCCCGATTCCCCATTCGGCGATGTGCTGTTAACCGTTTGTTGCATTCGGGTTGGGCGGAACCTAGGAATGCCTTCCTAGCGTCATCGACGTGCCAGCCAGTGCAACGAAGTCTCTCAGGGTCGCCGTCCTCGCGGATTCCGACACCCGGTGGAAATGGGGCGCCCTCACCGCGCAGCGTCTCGCCCCCGCCGGGGCCGGAATCCGGCTCGACGGTTACCTCCTGCGGGGACGCGCCACCCCCACCGCCCGCCAGCTCCAGGAAGTCGGCGTCCACGCCGACTCCCTGCGCGAGGTGACCGGCGTCGAGTTCCTGCGCGCCATGACCGAGGAGTCGTACGACATCCTCGTCCTGGCGCTGGTCGGCGGCGGGGTGCAGGCGATGCTGCACGGACTGCGGCACGCCTGGGGCACCGAGAAGCGCCCCGTCGTCGTCACCGGCTACGTCGGCGTCGTCTACGAGAAGCTCGCCGACGGGCTGCTGCTGCGCCACGGCGCGGACCTCGTCCTCGCCAACTCCGCCCACGACGCGGACAGGTTCCGGGCCGTGTACGAGGGGGTGGGCGCCGAGGCCTCAGCGGTGACCGAGGTCGCGCTGCCGTTCCTCGGCGGGGCGCCGTACGAGGGCGAACACGACCCGTCTGCGGAGCAAGGGCGCAGGCCCTACACGGTGGTGTTCGCGGCCCAGCCCTCCGTGCCCGACAACCGCAAGGACCGCGCCTACCTGCTGGACCGGCTCATCGGGCACGCCCGCCGCCACCCCGAGCGCGAGGTGCTGCTCAAGCTGCGCTCCAAGCCCGGCGAACACACCACCCACATCGAGGAGTTGCCGTACCAGAAGCTGGTGCAGGGCCAGGACCCGCCCGCCAACTTCCGTCTGGTGTACGGGCACATGGGCGAGGTGCTCGACCGCACCGACCTGCTGGTGACGGTCAGCTCCACCGCCGCGCTGGAGGCCCTGCACCGCCGTGTCCCCACGGCCGTCCTGACCGACCTCGGGGTGCGCGAGCTGCTCGGCAACCACCACTTCACCGGCTCCGGCTGCCTCGCCTCCTGGGACCAGCTCGACGCCGGGCACCGCCCGGTGGCGGACGAGGAGTGGGTGGCCCGGCAGGGTGTCGCGGCCGACGGTTCGTATGTCACCGCCTTCGACGCGGCCCGCGCGCGCATCACCGAGCTGCTGGACCGCCCCGGGCCGCTGCCGCCCCTGACCCCCTACTACACCCCCGAGACCGCGCCCGGCTATCTGCCCGGCATCCTCGCCCGCCACCACCTCGGCCCCGACGGCGCGCCGCTGCCCGGCGCCCCCGCGGCCGACAAGGCGCCGGGAGCGGTCCGCCAGATCGTGCGCCGGGCGGCGCGCGGTGCCTACCGGCACGGCGTCCAGCGGGTCGCTCCGGTGATCCGGCGGATGGGGGAGCTGTGACCTTCCAAGGAGACCTCATGTCCAACCCGGAGACGGGACAGGGCGCTTCGCTGCGCCGGGTGCTCGCGGTGATCCCCGCGCGCGGCGGCTCCAAGGGCGTGCCCGCCAAGAACCTCGCCCCCCTCGGCGGCGTACCGCTGGTCGCCCGCGCCGTGCGCGAGTGCCGGGCCGGCCGGCTGGTGACCGACGTGGTCGTCTCCACCGACGACCAGGCCATCGCCGCAGCCGCCCGCCAGGCCGGCGCCGAGGTCGTGCTGCGCCCCGCCGCCATCGCCGGCGACACCGCCACCTCCGAGGCCGCCGTCCTGCACGCCATGGACGCCCACGAGGCGCGGCACGGCGCTCCGGTGGACGCCGTCCTGCTGGTGCAGTGCACCAGCCCCTTCCTGATCCGCGAGGACGTGGACGCGGTCGCGGCGGCCGTCGTCGAGAACGGTGCCGACACCGCGCTGACCGTCGCGCCCTTCCACGGCTTCGTCTGGCGGGACGCCGACGACGACCCGGCGGTCGCCGAGGCCCGCGCCACCGCGGCCGTCGGCGGCTCGCTCACCGTCGCCAACTCCACGGAGAACGACGGTGGTTACGGCGTCAACCACGACAAGTCCTTCCGACCGCGCCGCCAGGACCGCCCCCAGGACCTGCTGGAGACCGGCGCCGCGTACGCCATGGACGCGGCCGGCTTCCGTGAGCACCGGCACCGCTTCTTCGGGCGGACCCAACTCGTGCGCACCGACCCCGCGCGGGTCCTGGAGATCGACGACCCGCACGACCTCGCCCGCGCCCGCGCCCTGGCCCCGCTCTTCGACGCGGCCCGGCCCGGCGCGCTGCCGACCGCCGCCGACATCGACGCGGTCGTACTCGACTTCGACGGCACCCAGACCGATGACCGGGTGCTGATCGACGCCGATGGACGGGAGATCGTCTCCGTGCACCGCGGGGACGGACTCGGCATCGCCGCCCTGCGTGACAGCGGGCTGAAGATGCTGATCCTGTCCACGGAACAGAACCCTGTGGTCGCCGCCCGCGCCCGGAAGCTGAGGCTTCCCGTGCTGCACGGCATCGACCGCAAGGACCTCGCCCTCAAGCAGTGGTGCGAGGAGCAGGGCATCGCGCCGGAGCGCGTGCTCTACGTCGGCAACGACGTCAATGACCTCCCGTGCTTCGCCCTCGTGGGCTGGCCCGTGGCGGTCGCGAGCGCCCACGACGTCGTGCGCGGCGCCGCGCGCGCGGTCACCACCGTCCCCGGTGGCGACGGCGCGATCCGAGAGATCGCCAGCTGGATCCTCGGCCCCTCTCTCGATTCCCTCACCAAGTAAGGAAATCTCTGCCATGAGCACCAACTCCCGCCTGCGCCAGTTCGGTTCGAAGACCGCCGGCCCCGGTCAGCCCGTCTACGTCTGCGGCGAGATCGGCATCAACCACAACGGTGAGCTGGAGAACGCCTTCAAGCTGATCGACGTGGCCGCCGAGGCCGGCTGCGACGCCGTCAAGTTCCAGAAGCGCACCCCCGAGATCTGCACCCCGCGCGACCAGTGGGACATCGAGCGCGACACCCCCTGGGGCCGCATGACCTACATCGACTACCGCCACCGCGTGGAGTTCGGTGAGGACGAGTACCGCCAGATCGACGAGTACTGCAAGACCAAGAACATCGACTGGTTCGCCTCCCCGTGGGACACCGAGGCCGTCGCCTTCCTGGAGAAGTTCGACGTCCCGGCCCACAAGGTCGCCTCCGCCTCGCTGACCGACGACGAGCTGCTGCGCGCCCTGCGCGCCACCGGCCGCACGGTCATCCTCTCCACCGGCATGTCGACGCCGAAGCAGATCCGCCACGCCGTCGAGGTCCTCGGCTCGGAGAACATCCTGCTCTGCCACGCCACGTCGACCTACCCGGCCCAGGCCGAGGAGCTCAACCTGCGCGTGATCAACACCCTGGAGCAGGAGTACCCCAACGTCCCGATCGGCTACTCCGGCCACGAGACCGGCCTGCAGACCACGCTCGCCGCCGTCGCCCTCGGCGCCACCTTCGTCGAGCGCCACATCACCCTCGACCGCGCCATGTGGGGCTCGGACCAGGCCGCCTCCGTCGAGCCGCAGGGCCTGACCCGCCTCGTCCGTGACATCCGCACCATCGAGTCCTCCCTCGGCGACGGCCTCAAGAAGGTCTACGAGTCGGAGCTCGGCCCGATGAAGAAGCTGCGCCGCGTCACCGGCGTCGTCGCCGAGGCCGAGATCGCCGCCGCCGCGGGCGAGCCGGTCGCGGTCTGAGCACCCCCTGACGGACGGGACGGTCGTACGCCGATGAGCCCCCGCGCCGGATCCACCGGCCCCCACACGCTCGCCTTCGTCGAGAGTCCGGTACAGCTCCTGAACGTGCTGGAGTGGGCGCACTCGCCCGCCCGCGGCGCCGCGGCGCCCGGCGCGGGGCTCACCCTCGTCGTCCTGTCCCCCAACGACCCGATGACCCGCGGCCAGCTGCGCCGGATGGCCGAGCTGGCCCGCGAGGAGGGTCACCAGGTCCGCTGGGAGGAGGCGCGCGGCGGCACCGTCGCGCCCTTCCGCACCATCGCCGGCCTGGCGCCGCTGCTGCGCCGGGCCCGGCGCGTGGTCATGGGGGACCCGTTCTCCCGCTACGTACAACTGCTGCTGACCATCACCCGCGCCCCGGACCTGGTGGTGGTCGACGACGGCACCGCGACGATGGAGTTCGTCGCCCAGCTCGCCCGGGGCGAGCGCCTGGTGCGCTGGCACCGCACGGGCGGCCGCCCCGGCCCCCGCGACCTGCTCTTCGCGCCCGTCTCCGGCGCGGCCCGGCGCCGTCTGACACCGAGCCCCGGCCGCAGCGTCGAGATCTTCTCCTCCATACCGGTCCGCGAGACGCCGGACGGCGTCACGGTCACCGCCAACGACTTCGCCTGGACCCGCTCCCGCTTCGGCCCGCCGCGCATCACCAAGGGCGCGGACCTCGTCGGCACGTCCCTCGTCGAGACCGGCGTGGTGGACGGCGACCGCTACCTGGAGGCCGTCCGCGCCCTGGCCCGCACCCACGGCACCACGCGCTACTTCGCGCACCGCCGCGAGAGCACCGACAAGCTCCACCGCCTCGCCGTCGAGACGGGCCTGGAGATCGTGCGCCCCGACCTGCCCCTGGAACTGATCGCCCGCCGCGGCCCCATCGGCCAGACGGTGCTCAGCTTCCCCTCCACGGTCGTCCACACTCTCCCGCTGGCCCTGGCCGGCACGGGCGTCCGCGTCGCCGTCTGCGACATCGACCCCTCCTGGCTCACCGACCACGCCTCCCCCCGAGCCCAGGGCTTCCTCTCGGGCGTCACGGGCTCGGCCCGCGAAGCGCACCGGCTGGCCACGGTGACGCCGGGCTAGCCCGCGGGGGAGGGACCGGGCTTGCGCGCCAGGACGGAACCACGGGGCAGCTTCTCCTCGCCCCGGGGCTCGCGCACCGTTGTGGAGCGGGGTTCCAGGTCTGCCTCGGCCAGGAGGCCGGCGACCTGGTCCGGGGTGCGCCAGTGGTAGGCGAGGTCGATCTCGTGGCCGTAGCGCTCCGTGAGGTGGAGGCCTGGGGTCTCGCTGCTCCACTGGAAGCCCAGCAGGACGTGGCCGCCGGGGACGAGGGCGCGGTGGAACTCCGCGAGCGCGGTCGGCAGGTGGTCGTCGGGGACATGGATGATCGAGTAGAGGGCGAGGACGCCGCCCAGCGTGGCGTCCGGGAGGTCCAGGGCCGTCATCGAACCCACGTGGAAGCGCAGGTGGGGATGGGTGCGGCGGGCCATGTCGACCATGGCGGGGGAGAGGTCCACGCCGAAGACCGGCACCCCGAGGTCGTGCAGGCGGGCGGTCACGTGGCCGGGGCCGCTGCCCACGTCGGCGACGGGAGCGGCGGCGGCGCGCGCCAGCTCCGCGAAGGCGGCGAGCAGCCCGCGCTCCAGGGGGCTGTCGGCCAGATGGTCCGCGTGCTCGCCCGCGTACTCCTTGGCGATGGCGTCGTACGAGGCGCCGGTGGTCCGGAGGAAGTCGGCGGCCGGGGCTGCTGCGGTGCGGGGATCGGTCACGTCGGCGCACCCTAGCGGCGCGATCCCCCGGAGGGAGACGTTCCGGAAGGTGGACAGCGCGGGCGGCTCCGGGCCGGGCGTGGTATCCGTGGAGGAAGAGCAGGAGAACTGGAGAGCAGGAGAACACAGAGAGAAGCGGGGCGGGTGCCGGGGTGCGGCGGTGGTCACGCTCCGTGGATCTCGTGATCGACTCGGTCGGAAACGGGCGAGTTTACCCATCTCCGTCGACAGCTATGCGCCCGGTCGTCAGATTTTCTTCCCCTAACGGGCTGAACTTTTGTTGATCGAGGGTCAGTTGACCGTCCAGGCGTCCTACCCTTCAGAGGGTGAACCAATTGACGTCCCGAGAGTCCGAGGTCGATCAACCCCGGGAAGCCGCGCTCCCCGGCACGCTGAGTGAGGCGCTGCTCGCCGAACTCGTGGCGTTCCGACGGGACTTGCACATGCATCCCGAACTCGGCAACCAGGAGTTCCGCACCACCGCAGCGATCAGGGCGCGGCTCGAGAAGGCCGGGCTACAGCCCCGTGTCCTCGCCACCGGAACCGGGCTCGTCTGCGACATCGGCGTGGAGGAGGGAGCCGACCCCTCCGGCCCCCTGTTCGCCCTGCGGGCCGACATCGACGGGCTGCCCATCCCGGACGCCAAGACCACCTGCCCCTACCGCTCGACCGTGCCCAACCGCGCCCACGCCTGCGGGCACGACGTCCACACCGCCGTTGTGCTGGGCGCCGGGCTCGTGCTGGCCGAGATGCACCGCGAGGGCCGGCTGCCGCGCCCGGTGCGGCTGATCTTCCAGCCCGCCGAGGAGGTGCTGCCCGGCGGCGCCACCGACGTCATCGAGTGCGGCGTGCTCGACGGGGTGGGGCGGATCGTCGCCGTGCACTGCGACCCCCGGGTGGACGCCGGCCGCATCGGTCTGCGCGCGGGGCCGATCACCAGCGCCTGCGACCGGCTGGAGGTCTCGCTGGACGGCCCCGGCGGGCACACCGCGCGGCCCCACCTGACCACGGACCTCGTCACCGCCGCCGCCCGCGTCGCCGTCGACGTCCCCGCGCTCGTCGCCCGCCGGGTGGACAGCCGCGGCGGGCTCGCGGTGACCTGGGGGCGGGTCGAGTCGGGGCACGCGCCGAACGTCATCCCGCAGCACGCCGAACTGTCCGGCACCGTGCGCTGCCTGGACCTGGACGCCTGGCGGCACGCCCCCGACCTGGTGCACGCGGCGATCGACGAGGTCGCGACCCTGCACCGGGCCAAGTCCGAGATCAACTACGTGCGCGGCGTGCCGCCCGTCGTCAACGACCCCGTGACCACCGAGCTGCTCCGGGACGCCATGATCGCGCGGCGCGGTCCGGACTCGGTCGAGGGGACCGAGCAGAGCCTGGGCGGCGAGGACTTCTCCTGGTACCTCGAACACGTCCCCGGCGCCATGGCCCGCCTCGGCGTGCGCACCCCCGGCGAGCGCACGGTGCGCGACCTGCACCAGGGGGACTTCGACGTCGACGAGTCCGCCATCGCGGTCGGCGTCGAGCTGTTCACCGCCGCCGCCCTGCTCGACATCCTGCTGTAGCAACCGCTGCCGCCCGCCCCGGCCCGGCCTGCTGGCCCCCGGTCGGGGGAGCGGACTTGTGCACGCAGGCGGCACGAATCGATAACAGCCAGGAAAAACCCCGTTCCCCTCCCCTTCTACGCGCGTTACTGTGCGCCGCATCGCCACCAGAGGCGGCACATTGAGGAAGCGGGCCGGTGACGGTGCCGTGGGGACGAAGGGGTCTTGCTGTGCGTCTGAACTCTCGAATGACGAGGTTCTCCCAAGTTGCGGTGGCCGTCTCGGTCCTCGCCCTCGCGGCCGCCGGTTGCGGCAAGTCCAGCAGCGAGTCCGTCGGCCAGTCCAAGGACGGCAAGTACGCGGGCAAGGGCATCGGCCTGGCGTACGACATCGGCGGCAAGGGCGATCAGTCCTTCAACGACGCCGCGTTCGCCGGCTACGACAAGGCCCGCAAGGAATTCAAGATCGGCGGCAACGACGTCTCGCCGCAGGACGGTGAGTCCAACGCGGACAAGACCCAGCGCCTGGCGACCCTCGCCAAGGCCGGCTACAACCCGGTCATCGGTGTCGGCTTCGCCTACGCCCCCGCGGTGAAGGAGGTCGCCGCCAAGTACCCGAAGGTCACCTTCGGCATCATCGACGACGAGACCATCCAGGCGAAGAACGTCGCCGACATGGTCTTCCACGAGGAGCAGGCCTCCTACCTCGCCGGTGTCGCCGCGGCCAAGGCCTCCAAGAAGCACCACATCGGCTTCATCGGCGGTGTGGACATCCCGCTGATCCACAAGTTCGAGGCGGGCTACGTCCAGGGCGCCCAGTCGGTCGACCCGAAGATCAAGATCGAGAAGCAGTACCTGACCGAGACCCCGCAGGAGGGCGGCTTCGCCAGCCCCGACAAGGGCGAGGCCGCGACGAACGGCCAGATCGAGTCCGGTGCCGACGTCGTCTACCACGCCGCCGGTCTCTCCGGTCAGGGCGTCATCAAGGCCGCCGCCACCCACAAGGTGTGGGCGATCGGTGTCGACTCCGACCAGTACCAGCAGGCCCCGCTGGCCAAGTACAAGAACTACATCCTCGGTTCGGCCCTGAAGAACGTCGGCGGCGCGGTGTACGACCTCGCCAAGTCCGTCGTCGACGGCAAGCCGCTCAGCGGCGAGGTGCGCGGCGACCTGAAGTCCGGCGGTGTGGGCTTCGCCGACACCAACCCGAAGTACCAGTCGATGAAGGACGTCGTCGACGCCGTCGCGAAGGCCAAGCAGGACATCATCGACGGCAAGATCACCGTCAACACCAAGTGATTCCGCGTCAGGTCCGCGTCGGATGACCTGAGGCTCCGCGCGGGCCGTTCCGGACCGCGGTCAGCCGTTGCGCCCCTTGCCTACCGCAAGGGGCGCACTGCTGTCCGTAACGGTCGCAGTGATAGTCGCCACAGACGGGTAACGGACCGGACAGAAAGGGTTTTCCGGCCCGTCTACGCGCGTTACGCTGCCGCGGAACCAGCGCCTCCTCCATGGCGCTTGCACGAAGGAGTCTCGTTCCATGCGCCGGGTGTCCCGACTCGCGATTGCAGGCGTTGCAACTGCAGCCCTCGCCGTCACTGTTTCCGCTTGCGGTAATTCGTCCACGTCGGCCGCGGGCGGTGGCACGTCCAAGGGCATCGGCCTGGCCTACGACGTCGGCGGCCGCGGTGACCAGTCCTTCAACGACGCGGCCTACGCCGGTCTGGAGAAGGCCGCGAAGGAGTTCGGCGTCACCGGCCGCGACCTGGAGCCGCAGGACGGCGAGTCCGACGCGGACAAGATCCAGCGCCTGGAGACCCTCGCCAAGGCCGGGAACAACCCGATCATCGGCGTCGGCTACTCCTACGCCCCGGCCGTGAAGGAAGTCTCCGCCAAGTTCCCGGACGTCACGTTCGGCATCGTCGACGACGAGACCATCCACGCGAAGAACGTCGCCGACCTCGTCTTCCACGAGGAGCAGTCCTCGTACCTGGCCGGTGTCGCCGCCGCCAAGGCTTCCAAGAAGCACCACATCGGCTTCATCGGCGGTGTGGACATCCCGCTGATCCACAAGTTCGAGGCGGGCTACGTCCAGGGCGCCCAGTCGGTCGACCCGAAGATCAAGATCGAGAAGCAGTACCTGACCGAGACGGCCCAGGAGGGCGGCTTCGCCAGCCCCGACAAGGGCGAGGCCGCCACCAACGGCCAGATCGACGCCGGCGCGGACGTCATCTACCACGCCGCCGGTCTCTCGGGCCAGGGCGTCATCAAGTCCGCCGCCGCGCACAAGGTGTGGGCGATCGGCTGCGACTCCGACCAGTACCAGCAGCCCGCGCTGGCCAAGTACAAGAAGTACATCCTGACCTCGGCCCTGAAGAACGCCGAGGGCGCGGTCTACGAGCTGTCCAAGTCGGTCATCAAGGACAAGAAGCCGGCCACCGGCGAGATCCGCGGCTCCCTCGCCAACGGCGGTGTCGGCCTCTCCGACGCCAACCCGGCCTTCAAGAACGACGCCGGCATCCAGGCCGCCGTGAAGAAGGCCACCGAGGGCATCGAGAACGGCAGCATCAAGGTCAAGACCTCCTGACCGACAGCGTCGGACGACCGGGACATCACGGTCGTAGACCTTGTTCAGGGCATGGCCAAAAGCGCGCCGTAATGGCAGCGTTGACGGCCACGGAACGGGGTGCGGGAAGGAAGCCGACCCGCACCCCGTTCGCGCGGCAGAATGCTCGGACCGGATCGAGCGCGACCCGGTTCCGGGCACTATTCACAGCAGGGGCGCTACGCGCATAGAGTGGCCCCTTCCCCAAGGAGAGTGCGCCATCGACGCGTCCAGCAGCCCTCCGCCCACCGCTCCTTCGACCGTCGCGGTGGAGCTCGCGGGTATCACCAAGCGATTCCCCGGTGTCGTCGCCAACCACGACATCCGTCTGACCGTCCGCAAGGGCACCGTGCACGCCCTGGTCGGGGAGAACGGTGCCGGCAAGTCGACCCTGATGAAGATCCTCTACGGCATGCAGAAGCCGGACGAGGGCACCATCACGATCGACGGCGAGCAGGTCAGCTTCCACAGCCCCGCCGACGCCATCGTCCGCGGCATCGGCATGGTCCACCAGCACTTCATGCTGGCGGACAACCTCACCGTCCTCGAGAACGTCGTGCTCGGCAGCGAGAAGCTGTACGGCATCGGCGGCGGCGCCCGCAGGAAGATCAAGGAGATCTCCGAGCGCTACGGCCTGGGCGTACGCCCGGACGTGCTCGTGGAGGACCTCGGCGTCGCCGACCGGCAGCGCGTGGAGATCCTCAAGGTCCTCTACCGGGGCGCCCGCACCCTGATCCTCGACGAGCCGACCGCCGTCCTCGTGCCGCAGGAGGTCGACGCGCTCTTCGACAACCTGCGCGAGCTCAAGTCCGAGGGCCTGTCCGTCATCTTCATCTCGCACAAGCTGGGCGAGGTGCTGTCCGTCGCCGACGACATCACCGTCATCCGGCGCGGCACGACGGTCGGCACGGCCGTCCCCGCCGAGACGACTCCCCGTCAGCTCGCGGAGCTGATGGTCGGCAGCGAGCTGCCCACCCCGGAGACCGCCGAGTCGACGGTCACCGACCGGCCCGTCATCTCGGTGCGGAACCTGACCGTCCACGCCAGCGGCGGCGCCTCCCTCGGTGACTTCGACGAGCCGGCGGCCGGCGGCCTCACCGACTTCGCGGGCGGCGGCGAGACCAAGCGCGTCCTCGACGACGTCTCCTTCACCATCCACGCCGGCGAGGTCATGGGCATCGCGGGCGTCGAGGGCAACGGCCAGACCGAGCTCATCGACGCGCTGATCGGCGTCAAGCACGCCGACTCCGGTGTGATCGAGTTCCTCGGCGAGGACATCACCGGCTGGCCCACCCGCAAGCGCCGCGAGCAGGGCGTCGGCTACATCCCCGAGGACCGCCACCGCCAGGGCCTGCTCCTGGAATCCCCGCTGTGGGAGAACCGCATCCTCGGCCATGTCACCGAGAAGCCCAACGCCAAGGGCTTCTGGCTCGACCCCAAGAGCGCCCAGGACGACACCCGCCGGATCGTCGAGCAGTACGACGTCCGCACGCCCGGCATCGACGTCACCGCGGCCTCCCTCTCCGGCGGCAACCAGCAGAAGCTGATCGTCGGCCGCGAGATGAGCCACGACCCCAAGTTCCTGATCGCCGCCCACCCCACCCGCGGTGTGGACGTCGGCGCCCAGGCGCAGATCTGGGACCGCATCCGCGAGGCCCGCCGCGAGGGCCTGGCCGTGCTGCTGATCTCCGCCGACCTGGACGAGCTGATCGGCCTGTCCGACACCCTGCGCGTGATCTACGACGGCAAGCTGGTCGCGGACGCCGACCCGGCCACGATCACGCCCGAGGAGCTGGGCACCGCCATGACGGGCGCCGCGTCCGGTCACCTCGAACACATAGAGACCACCGACGAAGACGCAGGCCCGGAGGACGAGGCCCGATGAAGAAGTTCGACAAGGAGCGCCTGCTCCTCGGCGTGGCCGGACCGGTCATCGCCCTCCTCCTGGC includes the following:
- a CDS encoding M20 family metallopeptidase produces the protein MNQLTSRESEVDQPREAALPGTLSEALLAELVAFRRDLHMHPELGNQEFRTTAAIRARLEKAGLQPRVLATGTGLVCDIGVEEGADPSGPLFALRADIDGLPIPDAKTTCPYRSTVPNRAHACGHDVHTAVVLGAGLVLAEMHREGRLPRPVRLIFQPAEEVLPGGATDVIECGVLDGVGRIVAVHCDPRVDAGRIGLRAGPITSACDRLEVSLDGPGGHTARPHLTTDLVTAAARVAVDVPALVARRVDSRGGLAVTWGRVESGHAPNVIPQHAELSGTVRCLDLDAWRHAPDLVHAAIDEVATLHRAKSEINYVRGVPPVVNDPVTTELLRDAMIARRGPDSVEGTEQSLGGEDFSWYLEHVPGAMARLGVRTPGERTVRDLHQGDFDVDESAIAVGVELFTAAALLDILL
- a CDS encoding BMP family protein — protein: MTRFSQVAVAVSVLALAAAGCGKSSSESVGQSKDGKYAGKGIGLAYDIGGKGDQSFNDAAFAGYDKARKEFKIGGNDVSPQDGESNADKTQRLATLAKAGYNPVIGVGFAYAPAVKEVAAKYPKVTFGIIDDETIQAKNVADMVFHEEQASYLAGVAAAKASKKHHIGFIGGVDIPLIHKFEAGYVQGAQSVDPKIKIEKQYLTETPQEGGFASPDKGEAATNGQIESGADVVYHAAGLSGQGVIKAAATHKVWAIGVDSDQYQQAPLAKYKNYILGSALKNVGGAVYDLAKSVVDGKPLSGEVRGDLKSGGVGFADTNPKYQSMKDVVDAVAKAKQDIIDGKITVNTK
- a CDS encoding BMP family protein, whose translation is MRRVSRLAIAGVATAALAVTVSACGNSSTSAAGGGTSKGIGLAYDVGGRGDQSFNDAAYAGLEKAAKEFGVTGRDLEPQDGESDADKIQRLETLAKAGNNPIIGVGYSYAPAVKEVSAKFPDVTFGIVDDETIHAKNVADLVFHEEQSSYLAGVAAAKASKKHHIGFIGGVDIPLIHKFEAGYVQGAQSVDPKIKIEKQYLTETAQEGGFASPDKGEAATNGQIDAGADVIYHAAGLSGQGVIKSAAAHKVWAIGCDSDQYQQPALAKYKKYILTSALKNAEGAVYELSKSVIKDKKPATGEIRGSLANGGVGLSDANPAFKNDAGIQAAVKKATEGIENGSIKVKTS
- a CDS encoding ABC transporter ATP-binding protein, whose translation is MDASSSPPPTAPSTVAVELAGITKRFPGVVANHDIRLTVRKGTVHALVGENGAGKSTLMKILYGMQKPDEGTITIDGEQVSFHSPADAIVRGIGMVHQHFMLADNLTVLENVVLGSEKLYGIGGGARRKIKEISERYGLGVRPDVLVEDLGVADRQRVEILKVLYRGARTLILDEPTAVLVPQEVDALFDNLRELKSEGLSVIFISHKLGEVLSVADDITVIRRGTTVGTAVPAETTPRQLAELMVGSELPTPETAESTVTDRPVISVRNLTVHASGGASLGDFDEPAAGGLTDFAGGGETKRVLDDVSFTIHAGEVMGIAGVEGNGQTELIDALIGVKHADSGVIEFLGEDITGWPTRKRREQGVGYIPEDRHRQGLLLESPLWENRILGHVTEKPNAKGFWLDPKSAQDDTRRIVEQYDVRTPGIDVTAASLSGGNQQKLIVGREMSHDPKFLIAAHPTRGVDVGAQAQIWDRIREARREGLAVLLISADLDELIGLSDTLRVIYDGKLVADADPATITPEELGTAMTGAASGHLEHIETTDEDAGPEDEAR